The Camelina sativa cultivar DH55 chromosome 14, Cs, whole genome shotgun sequence genome includes a window with the following:
- the LOC104743214 gene encoding B3 domain-containing protein At1g10455-like, with protein sequence FLIIEDTRRSTPSKPIYCTSSKLVLIALQRLSILTNQSKWHTVSNLELSLSQYEDDPWVLTKKLTDSDVSIKAQLYLPKQLMEQFIVPEMGNDLVQKLAAGVDVKVRDVDRIDHSYTVNLKLRKDQQYHFGKGWHLLKNTKGLIKGDFIGLYWDKLAGEFKFKHLKTQSPQMPSSSSSSGKGETSTQEKQILK encoded by the coding sequence tttttaataatagaaGACACGCGTAGATCAACACCTAGTAAGCCTATATATTGCACATCTTCCAAACTTGTACTCATAGCATTACAAAGGCTTTCTATACTAACAAACCAGTCAAAATGGCACACAGTGTCAAATCTAGAATTGAGTCTAAGCCAATATGAAGATGATCCTTGGGTTCTAACGAAGAAGCTAACTGACTCTGATGTTAGCATTAAGGCTCAGCTCTATTTACCGAAACAACTGATGGAGCAGTTTATAGTACCGGAGATGGGCAATGATCTTGTCCAGAAATTGGCAGCTGGCGTTGATGTCAAAGTCAGAGATGTTGACCGTATTGACCATTCTTACACCGTAAATCTTAAACTACGCAAAGACCAGCAGTATCATTTCGGAAAAGGATGGCACCTCTTAAAAAATACCAAGGGTTTGATAAAGGGAGATTTTATTGGGCTCTATTGGGATAAGTTGGCAGGAGAATTCAAGTTCAAGCATCTCAAAACTCAGTCACCTCAAATgcctagtagtagtagtagtagtggtaAAGGGGAAACTTCGACACAGGAGAAACAAATACTCAAGTAA
- the LOC104739658 gene encoding germin-like protein subfamily 1 member 1, with protein sequence MLLNLLLTFTFLMVGVKSDPDSLQDYCVFLPPLSHQQIFINGVLCKDPTQATVSDFKTSALSRPGNTHVKPFMINVTVTTTANLPGLNTMGLTMARLDFGASGTVPPHVHPRASEVTVCLDGVLLVGFVDTSGRVFTQELHPGETFVFPKGLIHFLYNIDTVCSALAVSGLSSQNPGTQIVSLSSFIPKSPIPEEVLKSAYDINGHKVC encoded by the coding sequence ATGCTTCTAAACTTACTATTAACGTTCACATTTCTGATGGTTGGGGTAAAATCTGACCCGGACTCGCTCCAAGACTACTGCGTTTTTCTTCCTCCTTTATCTCACCAACAAATCTTTATCAACGGCGTACTTTGCAAAGATCCGACACAAGCCACCGTCTCCGACTTTAAAACCTCCGCATTATCCAGACCCGGAAACACTCATGTCAAACCTTTTATGATCAACGTCACTGTCACCACGACCGCCAACCTCCCAGGTCTCAACACAATGGGCCTCACAATGGCCCGGCTCGACTTCGGAGCCTCCGGCACCGTTCCACCGCACGTGCACCCACGTGCCTCCGAAGTGACGGTCTGCCTCGACGGTGTGCTTCTCGTAGGGTTCGTGGATACGTCGGGTCGGGTCTTCACCCAGGAGCTTCATCCGGGTGAGACATTCGTTTTTCCCAAAGGGTTGATCCATTTTCTCTATAACATTGATACGGTGTGCTCAGCTTTGGCAGTATCTGGGCTGAGTAGTCAGAACCCTGGGACTCAGATTGTGTCTTTGTCATCTTTCATTCCAAAGTCTCCGATTCCAGAAGAGGTTTTGAAGAGTGCTTACGATATTAACGGCCATAAGGTTTGCTAG
- the LOC104739659 gene encoding two-component response regulator ARR4-like gives MGKEKKQIDGGVSCLRRAEMNMMSVGGMESAPAPLDLEEVHVLAVDDSLVDRIVIERLLRITSCKVTAVDSGWRALEFLGLDNDKASAQLDRLKVDLIITDYCMPGMTGYELLKKIKESSNFREVPVVIMSSENVMTRIDRCLEEGAQDFLLKPVKLADVKRLRSHLATKDVKLSTGNKRKLPEDSDSVTITPPSPSLTISPESSPPLTISPHSSDSSSSLVEMFSSSPIDDDEDEDVLTSSPEESPIRRQKMRSPGLD, from the exons ATggggaaagaaaagaaacagat AGACGGTGGCGTTTCTTGTTTAAGGAGAGCAGAGATGAATATGATGAGCGTTGGAGGAATGGAATCTGCACCAGCACCGTTGGATTTAGAAGAAGTTCATGTCTTAGCCGTTGATGACAGTCTCGTTGATCGTATTGTCATTGAGAGATTGCTTCGTATCACCTCTTGTAAAG TAACGGCGGTAGATAGTGGATGGCGTGCTTTGGAATTTCTAGGGTTAGATAATGACAAAGCTTCTGCTCAACTCGAT AGATTGaaggttgatttgatcatcaCTGATTACTGTATGCCTGGTATGACTGGTTACGAGCTTCTCAAGAAGATCAAg GAATCGTCTAATTTTAGAGAAGTTCCGGTTGTAATCATGTCTTCCGAGAACGTAATGACAAGGATCGATCG ATGCCTTGAGGAAGGTGCTCAAGATTTCTTACTGAAACCGGTGAAGCTCGCCGACGTCAAACGCCTCAGAAGTCACTTAGCTACTAAAGACGTTAAACTTTCCACCGGTAACAAACGGAAGCTTCCTGAAGATTCTGATTCCGTTACTATTACTCCGCCGTCTCCGTCGTTGACTATTTCTCCTGAATCGTCTCCGCCGTTGACTATCTCGCCTCACTCGtcggattcttcttcttctctggtgGAGATGTTTTCGTCCTCGCCAattgatgacgatgaagatgaggatgtgTTAACATCGTCGCCGGAGGAATCGCCGATACGGAGGCAGAAGATGAGGAGTCCCGGATTAGATTAG
- the LOC104743215 gene encoding uncharacterized protein LOC104743215, which translates to MSEEDSVSKMSSSLTSGSKARVESARRRIDSYDLSAGDNPRSVISQPQLRGPNYDEWAMNLRLALRWANNAMVVSWIRLTVAPDLNSSLSHHEISHDLWSQIQKRFSVKNGQRVQRIKTELANCQQKGSAVEAYYGKLTKLWTSLADFQRAKMVEEIAKEREEDKLHQFLMGLDESLFGAVKSSLLSRDPLPSVDEAYQVVSQDEESKRASRLLEARNEGASFAVQSTPRMATSSQLRDPSALCTSCGRKGHLADHCFRKISYPWWWGDRPRSKLPNILPGSSGTSTVDCRVATVPPKRVETPQVHHVATSSPVFMGSTSITEADRVGFSGLRDQEWKKLKDMLNTRKASTNDHLSGKFFIESWNIDTGASNHMTGSLDFLLDVCDMAPMFIKLSDGRFTISTKQGTVSLRSHLRLLNVDRITQTVIGAGEQDNGLYFYRGMASTAVTRALDQQPKDFAKQVKTIRRDNGSEFLSLGGFFRERGIIHETSCVGTPQQNGRVKRKRRHILNVAWALRFQAHLPVEFWSYCVLTACYLINRKPTVVLQGKTPFEMLYNRPPPMNHLQVFGCLCYAHNERHGGDKFASQSNRSVFLGYPYGKKGWKIYDLESGAISTSRDVVFLENEYPFAEVPLESHIPLTTLTPRPYIPDDEDDVFVSALVPTLPTALADSPRVEVSGITTDTTISDVSSPASPPVSPTPSSPESEVSLSLTSPISPNVSAETYECIFSSVDDDDDVVPMGKGCRPKFKSKRLDGYVTNMTHLEHDDVLFESSWYPIDSYVDCSQFLVHHRAFLAAITAGVIPRTYAEAFEDENWREAVRVEIIALEDQGTWTAETLPPGKKALGCKWVFTLKCRSDRTLVRYKARLVVLSNNQTEGLDYKETFALVCKMMTVRSFLEVAVSRDWEMD; encoded by the exons ATGTCAGAGGAAGACTCTGTTTCTAAAATGAGTTCTTCTCTGACTTCCGGATCCAAGGCACGGGTTGAGTCGGCACGGCGTCGGATCGATTCGTATGATCTCTCTGCTGGAGATAATCCCCGGTCTGTGATTTCACAACCACAACTTCGTGGCCCTAACTATGATGAGTGGGCAATGAACCTTCGACTTGCTTTACGG TGGGCAAATAATGCCATGGTAGTCTCTTGGATCAGACTCACGGTAGCACCGGATTTGAACAGCTCTTTGTCTCATCATGAAATCTCTCATGACCTATGGTCTCAAATACAAAAGCGGTTTTCTGTGAAGAATGGACAGAGAGTACAACGTATTAAAACTGAATTGGCAAATTGTCAGCAAAAAGGATCGGCTGTTGAGGCATATTATGGGAAGCTGACCAAGCTATGGACGAGTCTTGCGGATTTTCAACGTGCCAAGATGGTTGAAGAAATTGCGAAAGAACGGGAAGAAGATAAGCTGCATCAATTTTTGATGGGGCTTGATGAAAGTCTGTTTGGGGCTGTCAAGTCATCTCTTCTTTCCCGTGATCCACTTCCGTCTGTTGATGAGGCATATCAGGTTGTCTCGCAAGATGAGGAATCTAAGCGTGCTAGTCGTTTGTTGGAAGCACGGAATGAAGGAGCTAGTTTCGCTGTTCAAAGTACTCCTCGTATGGCTACGTCATCACAATTGCGTGATCCGTCTGCGTTATGTACGAGCTGTGGACGGAAAGGCCATTTAGCTGATCATTGTTTTCGCAAGATCAGTTATCCATGGTGGTGGGGCGATCGGCCACGTTCTAAACTGCCCAACATTCTGCCAGGTAGTTCTGGCACTTCCACTGTCGATTGTCGGGTGGCAACTGTTCCTCCAAAGCGTGTTGAGACGCCACAAGTCCATCATGTCGCGACTTCGTCACCGGTGTTTATGGGCTCTACATCGATCACGGAGGCGGATCGTGTGGGGTTTAGTGGTTTAAGAGATCAAGAGTGGAAAAAGCTAAAGGATATGCTGAATACAAGGAAAGCTAGTACTAATGATCACCTTTCGGGTAAGTTTTTCATTGAATCTTGGAACATTGACACCGGTGCATCGAATCACATGACGGGTAGTCTTGATTTTCTCTTGGATGTTTGTGATATGGCACCTATGTTCATAAAATTGTCGGATGGTCGGTTCACTATTTCGACTAAGCAAGGGACAGTTTCTCTTAGGTCTCATCTTCGGTTACTTAATGTG GACCGCATCACACAGACGGTGATTGGAGCGGGTGAACAAGACAATGGTCTGTATTTTTACCGAGGGATGGCTTCTACAGCGGTGACACGAGCTTTGGATCAACAACCTAAGGAT TTCGCCAAGCAAGTAAAAACTATTAGAAGGGATAATGGATCCGAGTTTCTGAGTCTTGGTGGTTTTTTCCGCGAGAGAGGCATAATTCACGAGACTTCATGTGTTGGTACACCGCAACAGAACGGGAGAGTCAAACGGAAGCGTCGACACATCCTTAATGTTGCATGGGCTTTGCGGTTTCAAGCTCACCTTCCGGTGGAGTTTTGGAGCTATTGTGTTCTTACGGcatgttatttaattaatagaaaacCTACGGTGGTTTTACAAGGTAAGACTCCTTTCGAGATGCTCTACAACAGACCACCGCCTATGAATCATTTACAAGTGTTTGGTTGCTTATGCTATGCTCATAATGAACGTCATGGCGGCGATAAGTTTGCTTCTCAGAGCAATCGTTCTGTTTTTCTTGGTTACCCTTACGGGAAGAAGGGATGGAAGATATATGATCTTGAGAGTGGTGCGATTTCTACATCTCGTGATGTTGTGTTTCTTGAGAATGAATATCCTTTTGCTGAGGTTCCTTTGGAGTCTCATATCCCCTTGACTACATTGACTCCTCGTCCTTATATACCGGACGACGAGGATGATGTTTTTGTGTCGGCTTTGGTTCCGACTCTGCCTACTGCGTTGGCTGATAGTCCTCGTGTTGAGGTCTCGGGGATCACAACTGATACTACTATATCGGATGTCTCTTCTCCGGCATCTCCTCCTGTGAGTCCTACGCCGTCTTCACCGGAGAGTgaggtttctctttctctgacATCCCCTATATCTCCCAATGTCTCTGCTGAGACTTATGAGTGTATTTTctcttctgttgatgatgatgatgatgttgttccTATGGGAAAAGGATGTCGTCCAAAGTTTAAATCTAAACGTCTTGATGGTTATGTGACTAACATGACTCATTTGGAGCATgatgatgttttatttgaatctaGTTGGTATCCGATTGACTCTTATGTTGATTGTTCTCAGTTCTTGGTCCATCATCGTGCGTTTCTCGCTGCAATAACTGCTGGTGTTATTCCTCGCACATATGCTGAGGCTTTTGAAGATGAAAATTGGCGTGAAGCAGTTCGTGTCGAAATCATTGCTCTTGAAGACCAAGGTACATGGACGGCTGAAACTTTGCCTCCAGGGAAGAAAGCTCTTGGTTGCAAATGGGTGTTTACATTGAAATGCAGATCTGATAGAACGCTTGTGCGTTACAAGGCTCGACTTGTTGTTCTCAGTAATAATCAGACTGAGGGTCTGGATTATAAGGAGACTTTTGCACTTGTTTGTAAGATGATGACGGTGCGGTCATTTTTGGAGGTTGCGGTTTCTCGAGATTGGGAAATGGATTAA